One window from the genome of Plasmodium reichenowi strain SY57 chromosome 8, whole genome shotgun sequence encodes:
- a CDS encoding hypothetical protein (conserved Plasmodium protein, unknown function), with protein sequence MQINKLEGKEKKAGIWRRCFRGLFKSIKGPSITHSVLFGICGGLVYYGSYYFYRFLKITYFDTQHVSNESRRRYMEKQMLFYNDFGYDLSMKYIGNLCKYYDPVALRLPFQPLDDKYRL encoded by the exons atgcaaataaataaattagaaggaaaagaaaagaaagcag GAATATGGAGAAGATGTTTTAGAGGGTTGTTTAAAAGTATAAAAGGACCAAGCATAACACATAGTGTTTTATTTGGAATATGCGGAG GTCTTGTGTATTATGgatcatattatttttaccgctttttaaaaattacatattttGACACTCAACATGTGTCCAATGAAAGCAGAAGGAGATATATGGAAAAACAaatgttattttataacGATTTTGGATATGATTTATCTATGAAATATATTG gaaacctatgtaaatattatgacCCAGTTGCTTTGCGATTACCTTTTCAACCatt AGATGACAAATATAGgctttaa